A section of the Cottoperca gobio chromosome 17, fCotGob3.1, whole genome shotgun sequence genome encodes:
- the pigr gene encoding polymeric immunoglobulin receptor isoform X1, translated as MLQPFILALSLLPWIPALLCSTEGELSVLEGQSLTVPCHYEPQYASYVKYWCRGKTKEFCSSLARTDVTRSANTAEEKVGIFDDPVQLVFTVTMSNLREEDSGWYMCGVEIGGVWSADVVTYTNIRVIHGLTVVNSRLSGGEGSSVTVECHYSERFRESEKKWCRSGDWSSCLSTGSEGSYDDTSVAISDDRTRTFTVTLKKLQMRNTGWYWCSAGQQKMPVHVQVTPRPTTTAVSVTSPPQSIAYLPPPKPITKESGNNHSHILWSLLVCASVMLLLGLAILARKLWKKHKQDPVLRQLKEIKARHNEYSGDVGDQQSTAVIFLNRDSQDIHMY; from the exons ATGCTGCAACCCTTCATACTCGCCCTCAGCCTGTTACCATGGATCCCAG CCCTCCTCTGTAGCACCGAGGGAGAGCTCTCAGTCCTGGAGGGTCAAAGCCTCACAGTCCCGTGTCACTATGAGCCCCAGTATGCCAGCTATGTAAAGTACTGGTGCCGGGGGAAGACGAAGGAGTTCTGCAGCAGCCTAGCTCGCACGGATGTGACCCGTTCGGCCAATACAGCTGAGGAGAAAGTGGGCATCTTTGACGACCCGGTCCAGCTGGTGTTCACTGTGACCATGAGCAACCTGAGGGAGGAGGACTCTGGGTGGTACATGTGTGGCGTGGAGATAGGCGGTGTGTGGAGCGCTGATGTTGTCACTTACACTAACATCAGGGTGATTCATG GTCTGACAGTGGTGAACAGCCGGCTGAGTGGGGGAGAAGGGAGTAGTGTCACAGTTGAATGCCACTACAGTGAGAGATTCAG AGAAAGTGAGAAGAAGTGGTGTCGAAGTGGAGACTGGAGCTCTTGTCTGTCGACGGGTTCTGAAGGGAGCTACGATGACACTTCAGTGGCCATCAGCGATGACAGAACTAGGACTTTCACTGTAACCTTAAAGAAGCTGCAGATGAGAAACACCGGCTGGTACTGGTGTTCTGCAGGACAACAAAAGATGCCCGTGCATGTGCAGGTCACACCCCGACCCACGACTA CAGCAGTGTCTGTGACATCCCCGCCTCAGTCTATTGCATATCTGCCTCCACCCAAACCCATCACTAAGGAGTCGGGGAACAATCACAG tCACATCTTGTGGTCTTTGCTGGTGTGTGCTTCTGTAATGCTCCTTTTGGGTTTGGCCATATTGGCGAGGAAGTTGTGGAAGAAGCACA AGCAGGATCCTGTGCTGAGACAACTTAAGGAGATAAAAGCAAGGCACAAT GAGTACTCAGGGGATGTAGGTGACCAGCAAAGCACTGCTGTCATTTTCCTTAACAGGGATTCCCAGGACATTCATATGTACTGA
- the pigr gene encoding polymeric immunoglobulin receptor isoform X2, with protein sequence MLQPFILALSLLPWIPALLCSTEGELSVLEGQSLTVPCHYEPQYASYVKYWCRGKTKEFCSSLARTDVTRSANTAEEKVGIFDDPVQLVFTVTMSNLREEDSGWYMCGVEIGGVWSADVVTYTNIRVIHGLTVVNSRLSGGEGSSVTVECHYSERFRESEKKWCRSGDWSSCLSTGSEGSYDDTSVAISDDRTRTFTVTLKKLQMRNTGWYWCSAGQQKMPVHVQVTPRPTTTVSVTSPPQSIAYLPPPKPITKESGNNHSHILWSLLVCASVMLLLGLAILARKLWKKHKQDPVLRQLKEIKARHNEYSGDVGDQQSTAVIFLNRDSQDIHMY encoded by the exons ATGCTGCAACCCTTCATACTCGCCCTCAGCCTGTTACCATGGATCCCAG CCCTCCTCTGTAGCACCGAGGGAGAGCTCTCAGTCCTGGAGGGTCAAAGCCTCACAGTCCCGTGTCACTATGAGCCCCAGTATGCCAGCTATGTAAAGTACTGGTGCCGGGGGAAGACGAAGGAGTTCTGCAGCAGCCTAGCTCGCACGGATGTGACCCGTTCGGCCAATACAGCTGAGGAGAAAGTGGGCATCTTTGACGACCCGGTCCAGCTGGTGTTCACTGTGACCATGAGCAACCTGAGGGAGGAGGACTCTGGGTGGTACATGTGTGGCGTGGAGATAGGCGGTGTGTGGAGCGCTGATGTTGTCACTTACACTAACATCAGGGTGATTCATG GTCTGACAGTGGTGAACAGCCGGCTGAGTGGGGGAGAAGGGAGTAGTGTCACAGTTGAATGCCACTACAGTGAGAGATTCAG AGAAAGTGAGAAGAAGTGGTGTCGAAGTGGAGACTGGAGCTCTTGTCTGTCGACGGGTTCTGAAGGGAGCTACGATGACACTTCAGTGGCCATCAGCGATGACAGAACTAGGACTTTCACTGTAACCTTAAAGAAGCTGCAGATGAGAAACACCGGCTGGTACTGGTGTTCTGCAGGACAACAAAAGATGCCCGTGCATGTGCAGGTCACACCCCGACCCACGACTA CAGTGTCTGTGACATCCCCGCCTCAGTCTATTGCATATCTGCCTCCACCCAAACCCATCACTAAGGAGTCGGGGAACAATCACAG tCACATCTTGTGGTCTTTGCTGGTGTGTGCTTCTGTAATGCTCCTTTTGGGTTTGGCCATATTGGCGAGGAAGTTGTGGAAGAAGCACA AGCAGGATCCTGTGCTGAGACAACTTAAGGAGATAAAAGCAAGGCACAAT GAGTACTCAGGGGATGTAGGTGACCAGCAAAGCACTGCTGTCATTTTCCTTAACAGGGATTCCCAGGACATTCATATGTACTGA
- the dad1 gene encoding dolichyl-diphosphooligosaccharide--protein glycosyltransferase subunit DAD1, whose amino-acid sequence MSNSVISVISRFLEEYTTTTPNKLKVVDAYLLYILLTGALQFLYCLLVGTFPFNSFLSGFISCVGAFILGVCLRIQINPQNKADFLSISPERAFADFLFAHTVLHLVVMNFIG is encoded by the exons ATGTCGAACTCAGTCATTTCGGTTATTTCTCGGTTTCTAGAGGAGTACACCACCACGACGCCCAACAAGCTGAAAGTGGTGGATGCATATTTGCTGTACATCTTGTTGACAGGAGCGCTGCAGTTCCTCTACTGTCTGCTCGTCGGCACCTTCCCCTTCAACAGCTTTCTCTCGGGCTTCATCTCGTGTGTGGGCGCTTTCATCCTCGGAG tgTGTCTTCGTATCCAGATCAACCCACAGAACAAAGCAGACTTCCTGTCCATCTCACCAGAGAGAGCCTTCGCTGACTTCCTGTTCGCTCACACCGTCCTGCATCTGGTCGTGATGAACTTCATTGGTTGA
- the abhd4 gene encoding (Lyso)-N-acylphosphatidylethanolamine lipase isoform X1 yields MDPATTTAPMQNDCEAESSSVWSWWPSWRPTSMSLLKTTESKILACIQNDLWSRFVTLPNRDRIWTLTLTNNAVRKSAEKAPKTPLVMVHGFGGGVGLWIRNIDALSRSRPVYAFDLLGFGRSSRPPFPSDAAQAEEQFVNSIEQWRQSVGLENMILLGHSLGGYLATSYAIQYPSRVSHLILVDPWGFPERPQPQTQEGQGQGSEVVKRPPLPRWVKVIAAVVSLFNPLAVIRAAGPWGPGLVNRFRPDFKMKFEELFDDDTMTQYIYHCNAQTPSGEVGFRAMTESLGWAKRPMLERVHQLPPSMPLTMLYGARSWVDSSSGERVVQIRDQANTKLLLIDDASHHVYADQPVEFNKVVENICNSVN; encoded by the exons ATGGACCCTGCTACAACCACAGCTCCGATGCAGAATGATTGTGAAGCAGA GTCAAGTTCAGTCTGGAGCTGGTGGCCTTCGTGGCGTCCAACCTCCATGTCCCTTTTAAAGACTACAGAGTCCAAGATTCTTGCAT GTATTCAGAATGACCTATGGTCTCGGTTTGTAACCCTACCAAACCGCGATCGAATATGGACTTTGACTCTTACCAACAATGCGGTGCGCAAATCTGCAGAAAAGG cgccaaaGACGCCCCTGGTGATGGTCCACGGCTTTGGAGGAGGGGTGGGCCTGTGGATCAGGAACATAGATGCGCTGAGTCGGTCACGGCCTGTTTACGCCTTCGACCTCCTGGGCTTCGGCAGGAGCTCCAGGCCTCCCTTCCCCTCAGATGCTGCCCAGGCAGAGGAGCAGTTTGTCAACTCTATTGAGCAGTGGAGACAGTCTGTGGGCCTGGAGAACATGATTTTGCTGGGACACAGTCTGGGGGGGTACCTGGCTACCTCCTACGCCATCCAGTATCCTTCTAG AGTGTCACATCTTATCCTGGTGGACCCCTGGGGTTTCCCTGAGCGACCCCAGCCACAGACCCAAGAGGGTCAaggtcaggggtcagaggtGGTGAAGAGGCCACCTCTTCCACGCTGGGTAAAAGTCATTGCAGCAGTGGTTTCCCTCTTCAACCCACTGGCTGTCATCAGAGCAGCAGGCCCATGGG GTCCGGGCTTGGTGAACAGATTCCGTCctgatttcaaaatgaaattcGAAGAACTGTTTGATGATGACACAATGACGCAGTACATCTACCACTGTAACGCGCAAACCCCGAG TGGTGAGGTGGGTTTCCGGGCCATGACAGAGTCTCTGGGCTGGGCCAAGAGGCCCATGCTGGAGCGTGTTCACCAGCTGCCCCCCTCCATGCCCCTCACCATGCTGTATGGAGCACGCTCCTGGGTGGACAGCTCATCTGGGGAGAGAGTGGTCCAGATTAGGGACCAGGCCAACACAAAACTGCTG CTGATAGATGACGCTTCTCATCACGTGTATGCTGATCAACCAGTGGAGTTCAACAAAGTGGTGGAAAATATATGTAACTCTGTTaactga
- the abhd4 gene encoding (Lyso)-N-acylphosphatidylethanolamine lipase isoform X2 — protein sequence MSLLKTTESKILACIQNDLWSRFVTLPNRDRIWTLTLTNNAVRKSAEKAPKTPLVMVHGFGGGVGLWIRNIDALSRSRPVYAFDLLGFGRSSRPPFPSDAAQAEEQFVNSIEQWRQSVGLENMILLGHSLGGYLATSYAIQYPSRVSHLILVDPWGFPERPQPQTQEGQGQGSEVVKRPPLPRWVKVIAAVVSLFNPLAVIRAAGPWGPGLVNRFRPDFKMKFEELFDDDTMTQYIYHCNAQTPSGEVGFRAMTESLGWAKRPMLERVHQLPPSMPLTMLYGARSWVDSSSGERVVQIRDQANTKLLLIDDASHHVYADQPVEFNKVVENICNSVN from the exons ATGTCCCTTTTAAAGACTACAGAGTCCAAGATTCTTGCAT GTATTCAGAATGACCTATGGTCTCGGTTTGTAACCCTACCAAACCGCGATCGAATATGGACTTTGACTCTTACCAACAATGCGGTGCGCAAATCTGCAGAAAAGG cgccaaaGACGCCCCTGGTGATGGTCCACGGCTTTGGAGGAGGGGTGGGCCTGTGGATCAGGAACATAGATGCGCTGAGTCGGTCACGGCCTGTTTACGCCTTCGACCTCCTGGGCTTCGGCAGGAGCTCCAGGCCTCCCTTCCCCTCAGATGCTGCCCAGGCAGAGGAGCAGTTTGTCAACTCTATTGAGCAGTGGAGACAGTCTGTGGGCCTGGAGAACATGATTTTGCTGGGACACAGTCTGGGGGGGTACCTGGCTACCTCCTACGCCATCCAGTATCCTTCTAG AGTGTCACATCTTATCCTGGTGGACCCCTGGGGTTTCCCTGAGCGACCCCAGCCACAGACCCAAGAGGGTCAaggtcaggggtcagaggtGGTGAAGAGGCCACCTCTTCCACGCTGGGTAAAAGTCATTGCAGCAGTGGTTTCCCTCTTCAACCCACTGGCTGTCATCAGAGCAGCAGGCCCATGGG GTCCGGGCTTGGTGAACAGATTCCGTCctgatttcaaaatgaaattcGAAGAACTGTTTGATGATGACACAATGACGCAGTACATCTACCACTGTAACGCGCAAACCCCGAG TGGTGAGGTGGGTTTCCGGGCCATGACAGAGTCTCTGGGCTGGGCCAAGAGGCCCATGCTGGAGCGTGTTCACCAGCTGCCCCCCTCCATGCCCCTCACCATGCTGTATGGAGCACGCTCCTGGGTGGACAGCTCATCTGGGGAGAGAGTGGTCCAGATTAGGGACCAGGCCAACACAAAACTGCTG CTGATAGATGACGCTTCTCATCACGTGTATGCTGATCAACCAGTGGAGTTCAACAAAGTGGTGGAAAATATATGTAACTCTGTTaactga